The Leptodactylus fuscus isolate aLepFus1 chromosome 3, aLepFus1.hap2, whole genome shotgun sequence genome has a segment encoding these proteins:
- the IL20RB gene encoding interleukin-20 receptor subunit beta, which translates to MGRLQGYELLVILMVLIPGFLADHQLPAPENISIVSINLKHFLQWDPVMVAGNLSYSVESQGEYEKRYTTGYWHPIENCQEISAYQCNVTEEVFASVSYSFRVQAKLGNQISAWAELDPPFNRKTTLLIPPKVELQVDKQNLLVYIEDYGPDFQFFIFYWQTEKKDEMKCKKTNNYNTYTFLEQAEAGKEYCADVIAHARPISKNSSRSEPVCVQVKDGERSGVFIALLSVFVVILVFVPMVLAVWKSATTMHYFCCPDEDIPDVLKEPYTDRRMLKHHYSSKNNTEEIDSVELHELMLQENSDITVKIQRL; encoded by the exons ACCACCAACTTCCAGCCCCAGAAAATATCTCAATAGTCTCCATCAACCTGAAGCATTTTCTACAGTGGGATCCAGTAATGGTCGCTGGAAATCTTTCTTATTCCGTTGAATCACAAGG GGAATATGAAAAGCGCTATACGACTGGTTATTGGCACCCGATCGAGAACTGCCAGGAAATCTCCGCTTACCAATGCAATGTGACAGAAGAGGTTTTCGCAAGTGTCTCGTATTCATTTCGGGTGCAGGCAAAACTAGGAAACCAGATATCTGCCTGGGCAGAACTTGATCCACCATTCAACAGAAAGACAA CCCTCCTGATTCCTCCAAAGGTAGAACTCCAAGTCGATAAACAAAACCTGCTAGTCTACATTGAGGACTATGGACCAGATTTTCAATTTTTCATCTTTTATtggcaaacagaaaaaaaagatgag aTGAAATGTAAGAAAACGAACAATTACAATACATACACTTTTCTGGAGCAGGCAGAGGCAGGCAAAGAGTATTGTGCGGATGTTATTGCACATGCACGGCCTATCAGTAAGAATAGCAGCAGAAGTGAGCCGGTCTGTGTCCAGGTTAAAG ATGGGGAAAGGTCTGGTGTGTTCATTGCGCTTCTTTCTGTATTTGTGGTGATTCTGGTCTTTGTGCCAATGGTTTTGGCAGTTTGGAAGTCTGCGACCACGATGCACTACTTCTGCTGTCCAGATGAGGATATTCCTGACGTATTG AAAGAACCCTATACGGATAGAAGAATGCTTAAACACCATTACTCAAGTAAGAATAATACTGAAGAAATCGACAGTGTTGAGCTTCATGAACTTATGCTCCAAGAaaatagtgatatcacagtaaaAATCCAAAGGCTttga